In Phaeodactylum tricornutum CCAP 1055/1 chromosome 10, whole genome shotgun sequence, a single genomic region encodes these proteins:
- a CDS encoding predicted protein, with the protein MTLTVCVGSSGSGNMRPYIVVSKIPNFDPTDLPFWEIYENEGVADHIKAGGTLAGKFTQGLSGGQRKLLLFELVCQRTRNQKDLLIALDEPFSGVTDDFVPFIKDRLHDLKKKHNIVLVTNDHVETLTDMANNTITVSAVDRSIVRINEREVNREKAILALALGERYTYASSGPDFKFFFDVEVLSGSLLQILYFAIVTFSLYLATFWDSNEENAPLVLIAGSIIAFFNINPYLLSLVEWRNSMLEESEALVHSSANMNRVLKVILTMSVIFVLSVVEFGVVNAVIDGLFLEFRYWLAMLCDSASLTLPLTVQIVGSSPFLLMVFASTTFSPGAGVPVLKELRYLFPRFYWWCIVPEVQNLMEGCPPDNVIPLYLVLSAFVGVFILCFILGIGRVKTGFHRNKRENKREEMLDDEFEELQSNMYGEKALRRLRGNGSSSADETQNNENDENL; encoded by the exons ATGACGCTTACTGTTTGTGTAGGAAGCAGTGGGTCAGGAAA CATGAGACCATATATCGTTGTAAGCAAAATTCCCAATTTTGATCCAACGGACCTGCCTTTTTGGGAGATCTACGAAAATGAAGGAGTCGCTGACCATATCAAAGCAGGGGGGACGCTGGCCGGAAAATTCACTCAAGGGCTTTCTGGAGGGCAACGAAAGCTCCTCTTGTTCGAGCTCGTTTGCCAGCGAACTAGAAATCAAAAGGATTTGCTCATTGCGCTAGACGAGCCCTTCTCGGGTGTTACAGACGATTTTGTTCCTTTTATCAAAGATCGACTTCATGATCTAAAGAAGAAACACAATATTGTTTTAGTCACCAATGATCATGTGGAAACTTTGACTGATATGGCAAACAACACAATAACAGTTTCGGCAGTTGATCGCTCAATTGTGCGAATTAACGAACGTGAGGTGAACAGAGAAAAAGCTATACTTGCGTTAGCGCTCGGTGAGCGCTACACTTACGCATCGTCCGGGCCCGACTTTaaattctttttcgacgTGGAAGTATTGAGCGGAAGTCTTTTGCAAATTTTATATTTTGCCATTGTCACCTTTTCTTTGTATCTCGCAACCTTTTGGGACTCGAATGAGGAAAACGCCCCTTTAGTTCTGATTGCTGGAAGCATCATAGCATTTTTCAACATAAACCCTTATCTACTCTCTTTGGTCGAATGGAGAAACTCGATGCTCGAAGAGTCTGAAGCCTTGGTGCATTCATCCGCAAATATGAACCGGGTATTAAAGGTCATCCTCACAATGTCTGTCATATTTGTTCTGTCAGTGGTGGAATTCGGAGTGGTAAACGCAGTCATCGATGGTTTGTTTCTAGAATTCAGGTATTGGTTGGCGATGCTGTGCGACAGCGCCTCATTGACGCTTCCCCTA ACAGTGCAAATAGTGGGCAGTAGTCCATTTTTGTTGATGGTCTTTGCCTCGACAACGTTCAGTCCCGGGGCAGGCGTTCCTGTTTTGAAGGAGCTGAGATATCTCTTCCCGCGATTCTATTGGTGGTGTATTGTTCCCGAAGTCCAGAATCTCATGGAAGGATGCCCCCCTGATAACGTAATTCCGTTGTACTTGGTTCTTAGCGCCTTTGTTGGTGTCTTTATTCTTTGCTTTATTTTGGGAATAGGCAGGGTAAAGACAGGCTTTCACCGCAACAAGCGAGAGAACAAGAGGGAGGAAATGCTTGATGATGAATTTGAAGAGCTTCAAAGCAATATGTATGGAGAAAAAGCTCTTCGTCGCCTCAGAGGGAACGGGTCGAGCTCAGCAGACGAGACACAAAATAATGAAAACGATGAGAACTTGTAG
- a CDS encoding predicted protein: protein MGYLSEIIVVLLSLRSIVATDTMNLLMVGNSYTARNNLSHMLSSLLGEGLSSDNIQVSRNTKGGASLTTHLQEADGTAGDTGLRQSLVSNPKPWDFVVLQDQSQIPGYYEVSGFFDQSLQSAVKLNELIEDTGAETIFFLTWGRRDGDSRNHWIFPDFPTMQERLIEGYRQFAEATSSETRRTTVAPVGPAFQIIYDRYLELRMDPLDSESNFYNLYSSDGSHPSRSGTYLAACVLYATVTGKDPSALKYRPTGISNDLQDMLQSVAAFAVMGKSFDFDTVVGYMEQEIAVSESPSPSFSGAAPTPRPTRRPTRAPSLRPISPPPKSWDDECSSLVENSNMELGHEGFWYAQGVSDVIDTSGYKSALAIRSINRNREWDGPAYMMNSSKDRNCMVQGSTWQITASLQMIDPKTERGAECELSSGGRKNDCPGLRFRFRDSRWDLQEFRLQEYAGDAWNPNGFNQFKVEFTVPKNSDTWHGEIRNIVVFFADFPAYLDLVIDDFNIVRVQ from the coding sequence ATGGGGTACCTCTCTGAAATCATCGTGGTCCTTCTCTCCTTGAGATCTATCGTCGCCACTGACACCATGAATTTGCTCATGGTCGGGAACAGCTACACAGCTCGAAACAATCTTTCCCATATGCTAAGCAGCTTGCTAGGCGAGGGTCTCTCATCAGACAACATTCAAGTTTCTAGAAACACAAAAGGCGGGGCCTCTTTGACGACACATCTACAAGAAGCCGACGGTACAGCTGGAGATACTGGGCTGCGACAATCTCTTGTAAGCAATCCGAAACCGTGGGATTTTGTAGTTTTACAGGACCAGAGCCAAATCCCCGGCTACTATGAGGTCAGCGGTTTCTTTGACCAAAGTCTCCAATCAGCAGTAAAGTTGAATGAACTTATCGAAGACACAGGGGCTGAAACTATCTTTTTCTTGACCTGGGGTCGACGTGACGGGGATTCTCGCAACCATTGGATTTTTCCCGATTTTCCAACGATGCAGGAAAGGCTCATTGAAGGGTATCGCCAATTTGCCGAAGCGACAAGCAGTGAAACGCGGCGCACGACTGTTGCACCCGTGGGGCCGGCCTTTCAAATTATCTACGATCGCTATCTTGAATTACGCATGGATCCTCTGGATAGCGAAAGCAATTTCTACAACCTCTACTCATCCGATGGGAGTCATCCAAGCCGCTCCGGAACATATTTGGCTGCCTGCGTTCTGTACGCCACAGTCACAGGAAAAGATCCTAGCGCGTTGAAGTATCGACCCACAGGTATCAGCAACGACCTTCAAGATATGCTCCAATCTGTTGCAGCATTTGCTGTCATGGGGAAGTCCTTTGATTTCGACACAGTCGTTGGCTACATGGAACAGGAGATAGCTGTTTCCGAGTCCCCTTCGCCAAGCTTTTCAGGCGCTGCGCCAACTCCTCGGCCTACAAGGCGCCCTACTAGAGCCCCTAGTCTACGTCCCATTAGCCCACCTCCCAAAAGTTGGGACGACGAGTGCTCCAGTCTTGTAGAAAACTCAAATATGGAACTTGGTCATGAGGGCTTTTGGTACGCTCAAGGGGTCAGCGATGTCATCGACACCAGCGGGTACAAGTCTGCGTTAGCCATTCGCTCCATCAACCGAAATCGAGAGTGGGATGGCCCGGCATACATGATGAATTCATCCAAAGACAGAAACTGTATGGTGCAAGGATCAACTTGGCAAATCACTGCCAGTCTTCAGATGATTGATCCAAAGACAGAGCGGGGCGCGGAATGCGAATTATCATCTGGCGGTCGCAAGAACGATTGCCCCGGCCTCCGTTTTAGATTTCGCGACAGCAGATGGGATTTGCAGGAGTTTCGCTTGCAAGAATATGCTGGTGATGCATGGAATCCCAATGGTTTTAATCAATTCAAGGTGGAATTTACTGTTCCGAAAAATTCCGACACATGGCACGGTGAAATCCGCAACATTGTGGTTTTCTTTGCAGATTTTCCTGCTTATCTCGACCTGGTAATTGATGACTTCAATATTGTCCGTGTGCAATAG
- a CDS encoding predicted protein, whose protein sequence is MRETTDEVLDALVLDSSFFGQAQQSFTTRPIPAFEPSGTGEFGVVSEVVQLCLSEECICDSPLLGGQRNLADVLPQQDQVPTTIALVENSEPYAISVIPTSVGHSRAHSVTFADDTKDAAPQTFESPPATVTVDIAKGDISVYDGHSCCDDEEDLSATRDRMASNTHRKGVARYAIKRLRRNLDKELMVDAAIDLACEAMFLQSISHSNIIRLRGTVGTPGTPQFALMLDRLTCTLEGKIGEWRARQDRSSGFLGRFGRDKNAIAALIAEQFTAALDLARALRHLHGRKIIYRDLKTDNVGFDVRGYVQLFDFGLAKELRSRDLVEKPDGYEATGLTGTRRYMAPEVVRCRVYGLSADVYSYSLVLWQIFALQTPFPSYNANQHYENVVAKGKRPPRIPWLPSQTHAMMEEGWSEDRRQRPGFLQVCQILQVELASRTDNVSTTDRSTHLMDRSARSGRSRVDSRA, encoded by the exons ATGAGAGAAACGACCGACGAGGTATTGGATGCGCTAGTCCTAGACTCATCATTCTTTGGGCAAGCCCAACAATCATTCACAACACGTCCGATACCGGCGTTCGAACCTTCTG GAACGGGTGAATTCGGTGTAGTTTCAGAGGTTGTTCAGCTCTGCCTCAGTGAGGAGTGTATTTGCGATAGCCCCTTGTTAGGAGGGCAACGCAATCTAGCCGATGTACTTCCTCAGCAAGATCAAGTTCCCACCACGATTGCCCTAGTTGAAAACTCTGAACCGTATGCCATTTCTGTTATCCCAACTTCTGTTGGACACAGCCGCGCTCACAGTGTCACGTTTGCAGACGACACTAAGGACGCAGCACCGCAGACTTTTGAATCTCCTCCCGCAACTGTTACCGTAGACATTGCCAAGGGAGATATAAGTGTATACGACGGACACTCATGCTgtgatgacgaagaggatcTCTCGGCGACCCGAGATCGAATGGCATCCAACACGCACCGAAAAGGAGTAGCGCGGTATGCAATAAAGCGCTTAAGGCGCAACCTAGACAAGGAATTGATGGTAGACGCAGCCATTGATTTGGCCTGCGAAGCGATGTTCCTACAGTCAATTTCGCACTCAAACATTATTCGATTGCGTGGAACGGTAGGGACACCGGGAACACCGCAATTTGCTCTTATGCTGGATCGGCTTACATGCACTTTGGAGGGAAAGATTGGCGAATGGAGGGCTCGCCAGGATCGATCAAGTGGGTTTTTGGGAAGGTTCGGTCGTGATAAGAACGCCATTGCAGCTTTGATCGCTGAGCAATTCACCGCCGCGCTTGATCTGGCACGGGCACTTCGACACCTGCACGGGCGAAAAATAATTTACCGAGACCTTAAAACTGACAATGTGGGGTTCGATGTCCGTGGATACGTTCAATTGTTTGATTTTGGTCTCGCAAAAGAACTTCGTTCCAGAGATCTTGTGGAAAAGCCAGATGGGTACGAAGCGACTGGTCTCACAGGAACACGGCGATATATGGCCCCTGAAGTGGTCCGTTGCAGAGTTTACGGGCTATCAGCCGATGTGTATTCCTATTCCCTCGTCCTGTGGCAGATTTTTGCGCTCCAAACGCCCTTTCCGAGCTACAACGCTAACCAGCACTATGAAAATGTGGTCGCTAAGGGAAAACGACCACCACGAATCCCGTGGTTGCCAAGCCAAACGCATGCCATGATGGAAGAGGGGTGGTCGGAAGATCGCAGGCAACGCCCAGGATTTCTGCAGGTCTGTCAAATTTTGCAGGTAGAGTTGGCCAGTCGAACCGATAACGTGAGCACGACAGATCGTTCTACACATCTAATGGACCGTTCCGCTCGATCGGGACGCAGTCGCGTTGACTCGCGGGCATGA